The following are encoded in a window of Amphibacillus xylanus NBRC 15112 genomic DNA:
- the xseB gene encoding exodeoxyribonuclease VII small subunit, which translates to MTDNKRTFESTMAELEAIVKKLEADDVPLEDAISYYEKGMRLSKWCDEKLAQVEKQMANIITEEGEIKPIDLEEE; encoded by the coding sequence ATGACTGATAATAAAAGAACCTTTGAATCAACAATGGCTGAATTAGAAGCAATCGTAAAGAAACTTGAGGCTGATGATGTACCTTTGGAAGATGCGATATCTTATTATGAAAAAGGCATGAGACTATCTAAATGGTGTGATGAAAAATTGGCCCAAGTTGAAAAACAAATGGCAAACATTATTACTGAAGAAGGTGAGATAAAACCAATTGATCTTGAGGAGGAATAG